A single region of the Arthrobacter sp. V1I7 genome encodes:
- a CDS encoding DUF4383 domain-containing protein produces the protein MTTASRPAAGSSTAIQKAAQAVGAVFVLVGILGFIPGITANYQALGMAGHESQALLLGVFQVSILHNIVHLLFGVAGLLLGRTPAQARNYLIVGGAIYLVLWLYGLLIAHNSPANFVPVNNADNWLHLVLGLGMIALGLALSSSRRGTATTRTL, from the coding sequence ATGACAACGGCAAGCCGCCCCGCGGCGGGTAGCAGCACCGCCATCCAGAAGGCGGCGCAAGCGGTTGGAGCAGTATTCGTACTGGTAGGCATCCTCGGTTTCATCCCCGGGATCACGGCCAACTATCAGGCGCTCGGCATGGCCGGGCACGAGTCGCAGGCACTTCTGCTCGGCGTCTTCCAGGTCTCCATCCTGCACAACATCGTCCACCTGCTTTTTGGGGTGGCGGGGCTGCTGCTCGGCCGGACGCCCGCCCAGGCCCGTAACTACCTGATCGTCGGAGGCGCCATTTACCTGGTGCTGTGGCTCTACGGGCTCTTGATTGCCCACAACTCCCCGGCGAACTTCGTCCCGGTCAACAATGCGGACAACTGGCTGCACCTGGTTCTGGGCCTTGGCATGATCGCCCTTGGCCTGGCTCTCTCCTCCAGCCGTCGCGGGACCGCGACGACACGGACATTGTGA